Within Triticum dicoccoides isolate Atlit2015 ecotype Zavitan chromosome 1B, WEW_v2.0, whole genome shotgun sequence, the genomic segment TTAAAACACTCTTAtacatgggacggagggagtagtatctaaGGCACAGAGGAACCAGATCATcaaatcctatatacctaagagattcaCCCCCACTATCCTATTTATCTTAACATGCATCAGTCCAACCACATCAGCGATTACAGGGAGGACCCACCATAGGTTGACAACAAATCATGTGATTAAATGTTTTATTTGCATGCAGTCATTCCCTGGTCACCGAAGCGACCGTCCTTTCCTCTTCCATTCAATTACAACTATAGAACGTACCCACCACAAGATGACCTGCGTGAATTGACATGTCGAAAAAACATACTAGTAAGCTGGAAATGGGCCCCAAAAACCGGGGGGAACATAGAAGGAAAGAGTAAAGTttcaactagagggggggggggttgttaAGAGAACAGTGAGTTGAGCAATATCGCTGTTCTTGGATTGCCCGCATCATTGCAGAAGTTCATTCCTCTATGTGCTTACCTAAATTGTTGAGACGTTATATGTTGGCCAAGGAGACACCAATCAGTATCTCAACCAAATCAAAAGAATCCTCTAAAAAAAGCTAAATCGGAAGAAAAGGAAAATGTGAAAGCACAACACACATAAGAAACAAGTAAATCTGACGACCCGCTATCGTCGTTTCATAAAACAAATTagcgaaaaaacaaaatatgatacGTACAAGCAAACATTAGATAGAGTCCACATGGTTGCAAGTAAATTGAGCTATATAATCAAAATTAAGGGGTCAGGACTCTCAGCACAAATAAATTGTGTGACAAAAAGCTTCAAAGACCAACTCAACAATTTAATCATTCAGATGAGATTCAaaaatttctgattttgatttgtggGACCCTACTCAAGAGAGGAAGGACCCTTTAAAAATTAAGGTATGCTGCTTATTGTGGCGTGCACACGGTATTCTTTAGTAAAAGGCGAAAGAATAGTTCGCTTTGTGCTCACCACGCAGCTGCGTGCCTTTCACGGTCTGCCTGGCTGCTCTCTTATACTCTCGCTGGCCATCCATTCTCCTACCACAAGCAATGTGGTACTAAAAGGAGCGCTCGTACAGACTCGCCTCCGCTGGCGGCTGGACTCGATCTCTCGCGCGGCCGGCCTCAGCAGTCCGCAGGCCGAATGAAAGCCAACATGGGCCTGGGCCTGGGCCTGCTTCAGCGACTGAGAGACCAGAGATACCGACTCTCGTGTACCCACCCCATTTGAGCTTCGATCGCGTTTTTACCTACAGCTTTTCTattgctcaaaaaaaaaaaaagaactagTACAACTTTTCTCTTGCTTCTCCCGTGGAGACGAAGAACTGCCTGTTGTTGTTCACTTTGCTGCTTTGCACCTTGATGAAGGCGAGAGAGGGTGGCATATCACATCACATATCACGTCACACGTAGTGGAGGAGATGGACTTGTAGAGGGACGCACAGAGACCtaccttcttttctttttttttgcgttgcacagagacctagctacctcctcacGTACAGTCGCGTCGCTCACACAGTGCATGTACGTATGCAgtgtatactactccctccgttcctaaatatttgtctttttagatattttaaatggctaccacatacagatgtgtgtacacatattttagagtgtagattcactcattttgtttcgtatgtagtccttttttgaaatatctagaaagacaaatatttagaaacggagggagtagctaggaGTAGATGTACATCAGTACATGCACACTGATGCCACCTGTTGAGTCTTTGACTCATCGACGGCCGTGAAGAACAGTAGATAGACCATCCAATCCCCGTCCTCAATTCATCGTCATGCACGCTCGCACCCCGTCGCCACCTCATGGCTCGCAACTTGGCAAAAGAGCTACTCCGTGTCCATGATGATCGGGATTTCACCACCCCAAATCACAAAATCTACACATAGGCATTTTCCAAAATTTATAAATTTTGGAAAATGTCTATGTGTTTTAAAAAAGTGCACGAATTAAGAAAAATATACACGGATTTTTAGAAATTTTCACAGTTATTTAAAAAGTATTCACATATGTTTTTTAAAAATATTCAAAATTCAGAATTTGTGCACTTTTATAATAAATTTTGTTTACGTTTTTTTTCTTCTCAAACCTATgcaaacaaaaaaaacacaaaatactAGAGCAGGGAAAAACCACTCACCATCTCCTATCCTCCTGATTAGACCTtgtaagagcatctatagccggaccTCTCAAACCCGCTTCGTATGGCCGGCACTGTCTGGTCACGGTTTTTTGACCTAGACGGCCCCCTCAAATGGACCTCGAACGCCAGGgctgaccccccccccccaatatccagcccaaatattggggcggatatgggggcgtccgggcacgcccgccacgtcggCCTGACGGCTGGCCCCACACGGACTCGACGGGGAACCAAACGGTCTGACGGGTGCCTCGACTGTCGTCGCGGTGTGACCGCCGCGTGGCGCCGCTCCGGCTCGCCGCCCGAGGTCGTAGCCGGCTATTTAAGCCGGCCGGCGCCCCCAGCCCTAGCACATTCGCCTCTTCCCTCCCTCCACTGCCACTCGAGCCCGTTAGCCATGCTCCCACGCCGCCGCTACTACACGATTCAGCACTGTCTCTTCCTCTTCGATCAGGTCTGGATCCGTAGGGAAGCGAGGCTACCTCTAGAACCAGAGGAGGATTTCCaggaggttgaggaggaggtgctgagggaggaggaggaggaggaggagcaggagccggcggaggaagaggaggaggcacCGCCGCTGGATGCGAGGGAGGAGGAGGCGTCGGTGATGGAGGAGGACGTGGGCGCGTGGCCGGAGCAGCACGCCATCCTGAACTCCATCCGCTCGAAGTCGGCTGCGGAGGCCAAGCGTTGCCGTCGGCAACAGATGGAGGTGGCGTAGGCGGCCCAGGCTTCGGCTCTGGCGCATGCGGCTCCGGCCATAGCCGACAACGACGAAATTTGAGTAGTATAGAACGTAGTACGCATCTATATATTTTGCGTGCTTTTGTATGAATTTAGGGGTTGAATATAAGAGAACTGTATGTGAAGAAGGAAATACGAAGAGTGTTGCCAAGTCCGACTATAGATACTTTAAAAGTTTTTTTCATTAAAGGAGAATTTTTTTAGTGCTATTAAAGGAGAAATCGGAGACCCAAACGTACAGGGGCGACATGCAGGAAGGCGGTCCCATGTCCCATACCAGTTTTCGACGTCGGGATCTATCAAAGGCCGGAGTTGGATTGGGCCTAAGGATTTGTTGTTTATCTTATCTTACTTATTTTATTTGTCTAAAAAATATCTAACTTTATTTGATGATTGAATCGGTGGGATGACACCCAGCCCCATTTTTATACCGACATttgtttttgatattttttttggtTGTATGCTGGCATTATCTGTACACTTTGACGCTGTGCAGGCTGATCGGGGCGACAGAGGGGCCGGCATAGTCACATCACCTCGGGTTGCATGGAGCGGTAGAAATGGACTGGTACAGAGACCTACCTCACGACCAGTGTACGCAGTGTACTATGTACTAGTACTACGTCAGTACATGCAGATGCAGTGCTGCATCTCATCTCACTGTGGTTTTTCGAGGCAATCGTCCAATCCACCCTTCTCATCCATCATCGCTCCCAATCTCGCAAAGCGCAACAGCGCTGTGAGTCGACTGTGATGATGGCCGTGATGATGGGATTCCACCGTCCCAAATCACACGATCCAGTGACCGGTGAGCGGTGACGGCGAGCGACACCCACCGGCGGCATAAAAACTtgaaatggatggatggatggatcctgTTGGGGTCCCTGCGTGCAAAGCAACCAGATGGCTCCGTTGATTGCTTTTTTTCTTTCTATATATCGTTTTCTATCGTCTGCTGCGTGGATCCGTTGGCAGTGTCGCCGGCTGGCGCATAGGGATCCCGGAATTCTGCAGGTGCAGCCAGGCACTGTGCGAGTGATGTGCGACGGTACCGGGGCGAGTGATGGGCGGCTTCTGCCATGCAGTGCTGTGCTGCCTCGGGATGGCCAACAAAATGCGACTAGGCAGTAGCGATAGGTACGTTCGTATGTGTAGAGGCTAGGATAGGCTAGGCATGCATCCATGTCGAGTGCCCCTCCGCGCAGGGACCACGGCCCGTGTCGTCTTTGTGTCACCAGCAACCAAAGAGCCCGCTCTCGCCCCGGCAGCTTCGACCACTCCACATGCCACTCAAGGACCGACGTCCTCACATGGTTTCTTTGTTGTGGTTTCTCAGGCATCGGTGCTTAGCTTTGATCGGGTGTCCCGTTATTCTTTTTTTTATGTAACAACATATATTTCATTTGAAAAACGGTATACAAAAAGAGTACGCACAATGTGACCACATGGGACATACATAATGTCACCGCATGAGACGTCGTAGATGTCTTGCAATATTGCAACAAAGACTCCACAAGGATTAAAACTAGAATTTCAACCGAGCAGAATTTTGTGCCACGCCAAAACTCCGTCCACCATCGTCTTCTGCTGTCACTGATGCAACACTGAAGAAAGAGGGGAGTTGCCGTCATACCTAAATCTGGAGGAGCACCTTTGCATACAAGGATGATTTTCAAGCCGATGAATCGGACCGCCGCAATTGACGAGGCCGGGTCTTTGTGGCACGTCGGCCGGGGTTCTTCGCCATCGCAGCACCGTCAACTTCATCCGACGCggtcgaagaagaggaacaccgttgTTTGCCGCCACCCACACACGCCACTGCAAGACACCAAACACAACCATACCAGACAACGCCAACGCCACCCAAGAGAGTGTTCTGCGTCGACCATAGGACACAATTCTCGCCGGATCTAAAGACCGGCAAGAAGACCGAGCCACCCGCTTCTCGGTGCCATCCATTAGAACGCCATCGAGATGGAAAAAGAACAGAAGCAAATTATTccgacgtggcgccgtctccaccaTTGATGCAACATCTCTAACAAAAAAACTATGCCTATCATATCTTCCTACCGAAGAAAAACTGCCGGGGTCACCGTCCACTCCCGCCGctcgagcggcagacagagaggacgAGGACCCACAGCGTTGTTGGTGGCGAGAGAAGGCAGAAGATCGCACAAAACGGTTTGCTCTCCCGTTATTCATAGAGATCTCTTATtcatattgtgtgtgtgtgtgtgtgttttgttttGGCTATTTTTGCAAATGGGTTTCTAACCTTGTGTTTGTTTTTCAAATGATTTGGAGCatgtttttttttctccttttgagCGAATGCATGAGCAGGTGATTGGTAATCGAATGGACAGGACGCACAGTAAACAAACGGGACGGCAAAAGAGAGTAAAGGAAAAGGCTGAATGCTAGAGCGAGGGCGGCCCACCACAAAGTGGTAAAAATTGAGTCTTTTGAGAAGGGTGGAGAAAACTTGTTGCTACGTACGTACCttttttgtctcaaaaaaaaaacgtACGTACCTTTTTTTTTTGCATGGACGTAAGTACCTGTCTATCAGTCCACAACGTAACGTGTTTTCACATTCTGCACCTCTGACAACCGACTGATGGTATATGAATAAGGGCATTTACAATCATAATGGACAAATTTGACCCCTCGAGCGTTCACAACAGTTATGATAATTTTTTACATGAAGATGATAATTTTTTACATGAAGACAATGGACCACCGAAGAGCCACTACCGTCTTCGGAATGAACCACATATGTGCCGCTTCTTTGTCGAAGTCGGCTTGACCTTGTCAATAAACCAGCCGAGAAGTGTCCATGAACGTGACCCTAAGGACCAACATTTTTCATGAATGGTGTCCCTAAGGACCAGCATCCCGTAAAAGCCCTTGAATCGATTTGAAAGGTCTAAATGTCATGTACACTTGAATCTTATACGATTTTTGGTTTGCTTGATTGCATCAAGAAAAACCCAAAGAAATTTTGTGAAACATATAAGAATTTCGAAGTTCCTAACAAAATATTAGAATCAAAGAGGACTAAAGATATTTTCATACAAAATGAAGGACAAAACTACATGATGCCCGATGATAATACAACTATTTTATTGATGATGACAACATGCGTGGTACTACTGGTAGGGCTACTACCACTCCAATTCATTGTCCGGAGTCCATCCAAACTATTCATCTCAATCTACAGAATCATTACATCCAACATTAGCAAATGACTCCCCTGCTTGCTAAACAACAAAACGTAGTATTTGGTTCCCAAGTTCCAACCGAATTTACGCTTCCAACGAGCGTAAACGCCCCATCAAGTCTAACCCGTTTCCACGAACCGAATGCACAGAAACGAAAAAACGCCAATTGAGTTGATGACCAGCGCTGCTGGCTGGCGCGTGACGTCGACCATCCACCGTGCCGGGCCGCCGGCCGATCAGACTCTGAGGAGGTAGACGCTGAGCTCGGGCCCGCCATTGATGCCGGAGCCGGAGCTGCTGCTGTCGGGGTTCATCATGTAGAAGGCCTCCGAGTCGCGGGACCCCACCACCCGCTCGAACCGGGCGCGCATGTACATCACGtcgccctccccgccgccgcagctcgccgcGGGGATCACCCCGGCGCCCATGGACACCGGCTCCAGCGCGCGGAGCACGCGCCAGTCCGCGCCCCCGCACTCGCGCCGCACCGCGTACCCGCAGCTCTTCCCGTTCACGTACGCGCGCCACACCGTCTCCTCCACCAGCTTCctcccgcccccgtcgccgcccccggcgGCCGCCTTGGCGCGCTCGCACTCGAGGGCGATGCGCACCAGGCCGGACGCCATCTCGCGCACCAGGGCCCCCGTGGGCGCGGCCAGCTCCAGCAGCAGCGCCGGGCACGCGCGCGGGTCCGTCTGGAACGCCAGGTGCACGTGGCCGCGCCGGTGGCCGTAGAGCGTGCCGGTGAGCCGCGCGCCCAGCCccacctgccgccgccgccccgacacgGCCGCCGACAGCGCcgaccgcagccgcgccaccgccgTCCGGACCTTCTTCCTCTGCTGCTGCTTCGGCTGCTTCTCCTCCTGCGGCGCCGGCTTCTTGGGAGGGGACACGAAGTCCTCGGAGTGGAAGGACGGGCAGGCGGACGAGAAGGCCATGgcgcgctcgtcctcctcctcctcctcctcggcctccgagCCCCTCACGTACCCCTCGTCCCCGCTGGCCGCGCCGGCGCCACGGCTGCCGCTCTTGCCGAGGACCGGCCACCTGAAGTGCCTCCTCGAGGACGACATGGGGTCGTGCCCGTGCGGGCCCTTCGCCGCCGCGATGGCTCTCATGGCGACCTCTGCTTCGCTCTGCAAGCAAGGCAATGGCGCGCTCTGCTTCACTAGCTATGGAGGCAGGCAGAGAGTGTTGTGTCCAGTAGTGGTCTACTGCTGTGTCTCCGAAGCTAGGTAGCGGTGGTGGTTTTGTACTGGGTGGGGTGGGGAGCAGTGAGCAGTGAGCAGTGAGCGGAGCAGAGCCCCCACCAAAAGcagaagagagagagggaggaggaaggagagaggagcTTCTTGTTCTTGGCATGGGCCGGAGCTCTGATCCTGGGCTTGTTTTCTTGCGAGGAAATGGTGGACAGGGACGCAGGCCGTGGCAGGCAGGAGAAATCGACGGCAGGTGAGATAATGGACGGCtgagaagagatgaagatacaagagaGTGGCAGCCGTTAAGAAAAAAAAGCAGTGAGAGTGACATGGCAGGGGAGGTTTATTGGCCTCGGAGTGGGAGATTGATTTGGTATGTGGGGTTAATTTGAGTGGCTGATTAGGCTCAAATGTAGTGTAAGCTTCAAGCTAGCATTGTCATTTTAGTTTGAAGATTGCAAGTTGTCTGCTCTTTTGAGAAGGGTTAGAGCAAACAGGTGAGAAAAAGTTTACTTACTTAAGATTGTTTATAGGCATGGTGGAGGTCTTTTTGTTTATGATAGAAGTTACTGTTTTTCAATCATCTGCGTCACATGACCTCTATCGTCAAATTCTTTTATTCAATcatatttttccaaaaatattgCGTTCACGCATCAGGCCTCAACTACATGGAATGGACAATATTGAGAAATTTCAACTATTATGGCATCTAGAAAGGCAGAACCAAATCTCATTGAAGCGCGGTAATAGCAGATTGTTGCGTACAATGGAGATTACCGACCACACCGAGCATATCAGCGGGGTCGATGCCTCGATATAGACACACAATCATGTCTATATCTTTCGACTAGGGTGTTGACCATGCTCAAGAGTCTCAGAAGAAGGGAATATGACAAGGCAGGGGAGATTTGTTAGCCTCGGAGATTGGTTTGGTGTGGGGTTAATTCCAGTGGATGATGAGGCTGAAATGGAGTGTAAGCTTGAAGGTATTGTAATTTTGTTTCTAGATTCCTGGCTAGCTGCTCTTTCGAGAAAGGTTAGAGTGAACAGGTGAGAAAAAGTTTGCTTAAGATTGTTTAGGCATGGTGGTGTTCTTTTTCATTATGATACGAGTTACCCTTTTTCAATCATCTGCTAAATCGGTTGATGTTCTCAGCTCCCCGTGGGGCGGCTTGGCGAGGCCATCGGGTTAGATTATGTGTGTTGGTGCGAGATCAAAGCATATCATCTACCTTGTAAGTGTAGCGGCATAGGTCGCTAGAAAGATGATTTTGGATTGATCCATGTATTTATTTTATCAGACTCTGTTGGATAATTTAATAAAGATGGTTGTGTGAATCCTTGGATGCAGAGGCCAAGGGTTTCAACCTTCTTTTAAAAAAGAACATGATCCCTGTGGTCAACTTTATTCAAGCGCACTTTTCCAAAAGTAATGTGTTCACGCATCAGGCCTTAACAACATGGAATGGACAATATCGAGAATCGTTACGTTACTATAGCTCATGTCAGGAATGGACAATATTGAGAACTTGCAACTATTATGGTATCTATAAAAGCCAGTGAAGGAGCAAATCTCATTGAACCACAGTAATAGCAGATTGTCGTGTATAATGGAGATTATCAACGACAAAGAGCATATCAGCGGGTCGATGCATCGATATAGACACACAGTCATGTATATATCGTTTGACTAGGGTGTTGATTGTCAACCTTGCTCACGGAGTCTCGGAAGAAGGGCATATGCATAAGACAATGTTTTCCACCAACGGGTCTATTTAGCCGCACCCACACACCGAACAACTCGTTATCCATGAAAAAAGCAGGGCTCTTAAAATCCCAAGcccctttttttttgcgaaaaaactttcaatctattcatcttcaatcatggcagtacaacgaataccagaaataaaaattacatccagattcgtagaccacctagcaacgactacaagcaccgaagcgaggcgaaggcgcgccgccgtcatcgcccctccatcgccgaagccgggcacaacttgttgtagtagacagtcgggaagtcgtcgtgctaaggccccaaagaaccagcaccccagaacagcaaccgccgccgatgaaaaataacgtagatcggaaggatccaaaccgaagacacacgaacgtagatgaacaacgacgagatccgagcaaatccaccaaagatagatttgccagagacacacctccacacgcccaccaacgatg encodes:
- the LOC119349674 gene encoding protein MIZU-KUSSEI 1-like, with protein sequence MRAIAAAKGPHGHDPMSSSRRHFRWPVLGKSGSRGAGAASGDEGYVRGSEAEEEEEEDERAMAFSSACPSFHSEDFVSPPKKPAPQEEKQPKQQQRKKVRTAVARLRSALSAAVSGRRRQVGLGARLTGTLYGHRRGHVHLAFQTDPRACPALLLELAAPTGALVREMASGLVRIALECERAKAAAGGGDGGGRKLVEETVWRAYVNGKSCGYAVRRECGGADWRVLRALEPVSMGAGVIPAASCGGGEGDVMYMRARFERVVGSRDSEAFYMMNPDSSSSGSGINGGPELSVYLLRV